From Cellulomonas chengniuliangii, the proteins below share one genomic window:
- a CDS encoding heavy-metal-associated domain-containing protein: protein MSQTLTSTFGVDGMTCGHCVAAVTEELTALPGVKNVSIELVKGGTSQVTVVSDEPLGDDALRGAVEEAGYALTPKGSLL from the coding sequence ATGAGCCAGACCCTGACCTCCACGTTCGGCGTCGACGGCATGACCTGCGGCCACTGCGTCGCGGCCGTCACGGAGGAGCTGACGGCTCTCCCCGGTGTCAAGAACGTCAGCATCGAACTGGTCAAGGGCGGCACGTCGCAGGTCACCGTGGTCTCCGACGAGCCACTGGGCGACGACGCCCTGCGGGGAGCCGTCGAGGAGGCGGGGTACGCGCTGACACCCAAGGGGTCGCTGCTGTGA